The Apium graveolens cultivar Ventura chromosome 10, ASM990537v1, whole genome shotgun sequence nucleotide sequence GATATAGCAGTCAACAGTGATAGTAGAATTAATTCACGATGTTTACAAATTCTAAGTTAGAACATGTTACCAGTGATAGCTCTCTGTTCTGGCAAATGACTAAGTGGATAGAGTAAATTATGGTGAATTTTGAATGCCCGGAGGTCTGCTGGAAAATGATTTGAAATATGGTCATCATACTAAAAATGGGTGCGGACTAGCTGTTGCTAAATTATGTCTGATTAGACGCAAACAGGGATGTTCATCCAACCTCATCCATAAGGTAGCTATGCATTGCATGTCCAATCTCTCCGGAAGTTAATtatattttgattggttacttgTAATAATTACCTATAAGAACTACCAAGTTGTATAAATATGCAGCTTAGGGAAGATATGTgaattattagttaattattctCGAGGAATAGTTTTGGTAAGTTcttatttttttcatattttaattaaCATGATATGTCCTTGGAGAATTAATGATACTGTGATATGTTACAACAGTCTGTTCCTTGAGTTCTCAAACATGTCTTTGCTTGCAGGAGTTTATGATTCTTCCGGTAGGCGCCTCTTCATTCTCAGAGGCAATGAAAGATATCAATTTTCGTAGTTTGTGTATTTATTTGCCCTGTTACTTTAATTACAGAATAACAATGGTTCAGAGAAGATATCAGGAGAACAACTCAAAAATCTTTATAAGTCATTTGTATCTGAGTATCATGTGGTCTCCATTGAGGATCCATTTGATCAGGAACTGAATATGGAGTTCAAGTACAGATTGCGAAGACGGCTCTATAAATAATTCAAACACAATTTCAGATTCTACTCTCACTAGTAGCGAATATTGGGGGCATCTTTTTGTGTTTGTGCAATTAAGGTCGTAATGTAGATATTTATATTTTGAACTAGTGGATATTGGATGTTTGGTAATAAAAATAGAATTGGCTTTTTGTTTCGATTGCGATATTGTTTTGGTTTGTTTTGGTTTATAAGTTTGCAAGAACATAGTTCAGATACCAATCAAAACCTCTCATAGGGGTTTAACATCAGCTCAATTATGGTTTAAATTACATCTTTAACAACAGTtcaaaattgataaaaaaatgtAGGCTTACAGAACCGATATCTAATATTATTATTTACATCAGTTCATAAAATAACCGATGTTAAAAGTACTTATTCACAACGTCCTTATTTGCATAAGTGTTGTGTTGTCATTGTCTTTTTTTTCTTTGTGTGTCACATGCTTAAATTGATATAAATTAAAAGATAAACTATTATTGAACTCGTTATCATGTGTTAAAATGTAATATATTAGAAAAAAAAACATCAGTTTCTAAGTTAGAACTGTTGTCTACTGGTATCTTAGACATCGGTctaaaaccgatgtctaaaactttggacctttctctacacatgcaAAAACATCGCTTTTAAAaatttttaacatcggtttatAACTGATGTCTTTTAACCTGTTTCTTGTAGTGAAACCCTAATTGGAATCCTGTAAAAGCCTTCCAAAAACAGGGATTTGGGGGACATTCATTATTCACCTACACACGTATACACACACCACATATATTTGAGTAACTAGGTGAAAAAATTGCGCTTCACGCGGTAGTTGAAAACACGTTACAATACGATTTTTAATGATAAAAGATAGTTAATTTTCAGGTTTGCTAAAGTATTTATATTTATCAAAGTACGGGACTTAAAGAACTACTGGTGGTTAACTATTCTTTGTATAATGGAAGTATATTATGTGATGCTTCTTCGAAAAAAGGTACttcctccgtcccaatttatcagTATTATTTGATTTTTTACGATCAAACTGACTTAGTTTTGACTGAAAATTACATATTGTaaataatcaaaattaattataaaaattcattagAAAGTATACTcaatctactttaatatatatttttcagatttttaaaataataaaaaagtaAATTTTTTTTATGATCAAAATTGAGTCAATTTGACCATCAAAAGTGAAACAAATCTGATAAAATGGGACGAAACGAATATATGCGAACCAAATCTAAAAACCTATAAATATGGAGTAACACATTGTCTGTTAGGTAAAAAAAGTTGGTTCTCTGGAGGGCTAGACCACAGGTAAAATCAATTTTACGTTTTAAATGCATATCATTTCTAAGAGTCTAATAACATCATAGCATATTAGTAAATGTGCCACTGGTCTAAAGATCATCTTGTAGCACCCACAGAATCCAGGATAAGAGGTGAAAACATTCAATTAAAAAAGGCCAACACAGTTGCCAAGGAAGTGCTAAAATATGGAAACAAATAAAAATATCACAAGCAAACCAGTCTTTTTTATTTATTGTCCGTGTGACTGTGGAACATTAAAAGGTTCAATCCGCTATAATGCAAAAGGAAAGAGTTGCGAGCAGCTATTCATTGGAAAAGGAAAAGAGGGTTTTTCAAATATTAGGTCCTCGCAGCAAGCATAGTGGGACTTAGGCCAAGGGGAGCCACTGTTGCCTCCCTTGGCATCTTCAAAAGCTTCAATAACAGTGGACAGCTTCCTCTTACGTTCAGTGCTACCACCCGGGTTAGAGCTAGTGGAAGAGCCCTCAAGATTAGAAGAAGCCTGTAGCACATGACAGTAAGAAACACTGGAAATTGTCAGAACTGTATATCATGGTGGTTTAGGTAAGAAGGTAAGAACATATGATGGGACGATGACTGACCTGTTCTTGAGCATTCTTTTCATAAGCAACTTCCAGCTCTTCAACTGGTGTGAAAACCGCTGATACACCATAGTCCTGGAGGCCTTCAACCAGATTATACTTATTCAATTTCAGCTTGTATACAAATTCCTTACCCACAAGGACTTGCAGCTCCGGGGGTATATAAGTGTCTCCTTCTGGCATTTTATTAATCAATTTCTTGGCTGAGACGTCAAGCAATCGCTCAGCAGTAGAATTGAGCAAAACAACGTTTGTAGTTCCGGTGCGATCCTTGACCTGAAGATTAATACAAAACCTGAAAGGGAAAGGGGGCTATGCAATTAGTAATATAACAAAATATCAACCATTTAAGTTTAAAATTGTAGTATACAGATGTATAAATGCATAAATAAATTCTTAGACCCATATTTAAGGTCTTTAAATTAAAATGAGAAATGGAATAAAATATTGGTTAGATATTTAATTTCTTAACACCAAAAAATATGATGTAATTAAGCATCCATGGAAATAAATTATTGACCCAGTAAAAATAAAACAATCAAGTCGTCAAACTTCATGTTACTTACATAGCTAGAGGTAAATCAATTGGTTTTTTGCAAGTATTGCAGATGAAAACCCCATCCCGGAGAGTGCCCCTCTTCACGCATGACTTGCACCATATATAATACCATCCAAAGCGATTGTTGATGGCGGTTATGGTGGCCTTCAAGGTCACCACATCAACCTGCCAAAATTTATGGTTAAAAAGCTCTTGTGAGAACATGGTACATTTTATTCTGATTAATGCAGACTGATGTTAGATTGTTTGGAATATACCTGTAGTTCACCAGCACATGTAGCCCCGACCAGGGTTTCCACGGTCATTCGATTAATGAACATGGCTTCTTCAGGGGGTAGCCTGGTAGAACCGGGGCCTTCGATAGTCACGGCCTTTGGGGAAAAGGCTGAGAACCTCTCTTTTATAGAAGAGACGTGATCCACTTCTGGGTTCACATAAATTTTTCTAGCGCTAGTTGTAGCGAAGGTTAGAGCACCTGCGTGTAATAATCGGGCTTTACAGTTACTCTTTAACTATTGAGAAATATCACACAAAATGCAAAAGAACCTTTTTTAGCGACTTGACTACGCATTTTGACTACTTAGGAACATAGTTCTTACGCTGGTAGGTCTTGACTGTGACATAGGAGACCACAATAATATAGGGTGCATCTGGGATCAAACTGTTCGCCCAGTTTACCCCACAGGGTGACGGTGCTGGTGACAGAGCTAACATAATAGCAAGGAGTTAAACATGCCAGGATGATTAATTGAAAAATAATCAAATTTGTAAATTTGCAATCCCCGCTTATTAATCTGTGAAAATTCTAATATCCTTTTTTTTGAAGCCAGCCCCAACAACTTCAACCTCACCATAACCGCAAAAGCACCCCACAATGTCTGCAATAAGCAAAAGGTATTTATTAATATACTACAATTTATTGAAATATTTCTATATCCTTGCATTTTCACACAACTAAAATTCCCTGACAATCAACCTGTGATATACAGAATTAACAATATTTGTGCCTAAATTAAACGCTATTTGAATACATAACTATGCACAAATTTATAATTCCAAGTTAATTTTACTCATTCCATAACTCATACTTAATATGACCATACAAAGTGCATATCTATATGATGACAAAGACAATACCTGCTATCATGACAAAGGTAATACCTGCTACAATCAAAAGGTGCAAATATTGCccgaaaatttaaaaataaaatactatGGCCAGAAGAATGAAATAAGTCTTATTTTCTGACACTGGAGAATCACTATTATTTCTGTTAGAGAATGGCCCTTTcctcatctaaaaccttaaggtgttagagaatGACCTTTTTCAacatcttatattattctaacagtTTCCCCCACACTCAGAAACCTTAGAGTTCTAACCAAAGCACATGTAACCACAGTGTCGCGGTTTAGGCAATCACGGAGATTCCCATGTACATTAGCATACCCGACAAATTGATCAACATTTCTGGAAGTTATTTACTAAGGAGCAACATCACTGTTTTTAGCTAATAGTAGCTTAGATGAAAATGAGGTTCCTTGTGGTGCACAGGTCTAATGCTGCTCATATAAAGTTTAGATACTATTTCTTCTGTCATAGGAAGGAAAAGGAGGTAAAGTATTCCATATGGCATTTCCATCTGTCAGCCCTCTCCTGGGATGTAATAATTGAGATATTGACATAAAATTGCCATTAAACTTTGTAATGTAGTCTTTTTCCATGCTCGAAAATTCAAATCTAGCCTAGAAAACAATCAAGTCCAGGGGCAATGTGCAAAAGCACTAGATTAGCTAAAACAACCTTGCGAAATTTGAATTTTCCTAAAGcattatattaaaaaaaaaatatcaacTAAAGATAATTTGTTCGTCGATATAATGATCTCGGAATTAAGCAAAACAATATACAATATTTATTCTGATTATAACATCATTTTTTTATGAGTCTGAATTAGAATAAAATTAAAACCAAGTGTAATTTGTGTACTACTGTGTAAATAGCTAAATAAAGTATAATGatttaatttaaatcttaaaaatacAACCTTCTAAATTAAATCCATTTAAATAGGCTCTTTGTTAAAATATTTCCATATTTTTGCATTTTAACACAACTAATATCTAAGGTACAGTGTAAATAACTAAATAAAGAAAAATAAtctaatttaatattaaaatacaaCCTTCTAAATTAAATCCATTTAAATAGACCCCATGTATAAATTCCTTGTTGGAAAACCTATATCAGGCAAGGATGCTTCCAATATAATTGTTTTTAAGTATTACCCAACTCAATACAGAACTAAACAAAGGTAAGAAGcattaaaatcttaaaaatataaCCTTTTAAATTATATCCATTTAAATAGACCCCTAGGTATAAATCAGTTGTTGGAACACAGGCAATGATGCTTccaatataattatttttaaccAATACCCAACTCAATACAGAACTAAACCAGAGGTTAGAAGCTTATTTCTATAGCAGCATGGGTAATTCAATAAAATGAGCTAAAGTAGAGCCAATGCAACAATTTATTGAAATATTTCCACATCTCTGTATTTTAACACAACTAAAATCTAAGATGATGTGTAAATAGATAAATAAAGTATAATAATCTaattaaaatcttaaaaatataaCCTTCTAcattaaatccaattaaatagACCCTTCATTGAAATATTTCCATATTTTTGCATTTTAGCACAACTAAAATCTAAGGTGTTGTGTAAATAGCTACATAAAGTATAATGATCTAAtttaaaccctaaaaatataacatCTAAATTAAATACATTTAAACAGACGCCCTAGGTATAAATTCCTTGTTGGAGTACCTATGTTTCCAAGATTATTGTTTTTAAGTAATACCTAACTCAATACAGAACTAAACCAGAAGCTTATTTCTAGAGATTTACCCGAAAGAGTGGACATGTCATCAGCACGGTCCTGAAGCTTTGGGAAATCAACAAACTGGAAACCGTATTTCGGGATGCTCGCAACACCCTCATATAGCTGTATAACCTGGGTATAGTTTTTGATTGCTAGCCGGTGGTCTTTACTGGGAGGTATTCACCCCAACCTTGACATTCCTAAGGCTGTAGACCAGGCCCTAGCTGACATGGTGCCTGAACCAAGGTACCAAATACTTACGGATAGAACCATGTATAAGATTCTCCTGGGATTGATAGGGAATCTCATGTCAAACAAAAGATCTAAAGTAGCAGAGGTCATTGGAGGGTATTAAAAGAATTAATACCTTTTCATCAACCAGGATCATATCCACATTAAGCAAACTGTTATCCTTTGTGTTGACAGCATCCCATAGCCTGCAAACGCGGACCCTAATCAACCAGTCCTCCACATCACCCTCAATGTCGGAAAGATAAGAAAACTCCATAGCTACATGAGTTTACACCAAAGTTAAACATTACCACCAAGATGCTACATTACAAGACTAAAAGTAAAAAACTTATCAATGGCATGAACAAACAGAATTATAATAAATGGTATCAGTTTAGCATCACCACCAAGATGATACACCACAAGACCGAAGTTAACCTAACTTATCTATGATATGAACGAACAGAAATAACTAAAATTGATACAAGTTTAGAACAAAGCTAAACATGACCATTCAAAGATGGAGGGCTGAGCTAGAAAATAGACTTACAACAAACGATAAAGCATATTCACGATAGAGGGGCAACATTTAGGAACAAAGCCACATATTTGAACAAACATAATCACAACAAATGATATTAGCCCTGTAACTATATCAGTTCATAACAAAGCTAAACACTGTCACCAAGTTGATACATCAGAAGGTCGAAATGAACTTAACC carries:
- the LOC141692781 gene encoding uncharacterized protein LOC141692781, giving the protein MLALSPAPSPCGVNWANSLIPDAPYIIVVSYVTVKTYQRALTFATTSARKIYVNPEVDHVSSIKERFSAFSPKAVTIEGPGSTRLPPEEAMFINRMTVETLVGATCAGELQVDVVTLKATITAINNRFGWYYIWCKSCVKRGTLRDGVFICNTCKKPIDLPLAMFCINLQVKDRTGTTNVVLLNSTAERLLDVSAKKLINKMPEGDTYIPPELQVLVGKEFVYKLKLNKYNLVEGLQDYGVSAVFTPVEELEVAYEKNAQEQASSNLEGSSTSSNPGGSTERKRKLSTVIEAFEDAKGGNSGSPWPKSHYACCEDLIFEKPSFPFPMNSCSQLFPFAL